The following proteins are encoded in a genomic region of Mycolicibacterium aromaticivorans JS19b1 = JCM 16368:
- a CDS encoding toxin-antitoxin system: protein MVYDIVKQRAAELGIPMGQYVADLLAEHVGHPELVLALHKSREELPLAM, encoded by the coding sequence GTGGTCTACGACATCGTCAAACAGAGGGCGGCCGAGCTCGGTATCCCGATGGGGCAGTACGTCGCAGACCTGCTAGCCGAGCACGTCGGCCATCCCGAGCTTGTCCTTGCACTTCACAAGTCAAGGGAGGAGCTGCCGCTGGCGATGTGA